In Hemiscyllium ocellatum isolate sHemOce1 chromosome 20, sHemOce1.pat.X.cur, whole genome shotgun sequence, one genomic interval encodes:
- the LOC132825297 gene encoding gastrin/cholecystokinin type B receptor: MLKRMNSSLGSPYSSLPLVGHFTGHNLSLYVPDTSMHEDLGDILLTIREPPTIALTVMYTISFAVGLVGNIMSIKVLTNKRNKRMSGVSATRSLLINLAVCDLMVVCVCMPTTLGYQIYKAWIYGDFMCRAAPFTQAVSVSASVLSITVISVHRYYNVHDPFNARSFFTWRKIFWIIFVVWLLSSGICLPLIFTNRLEVIDPTFGVPFCSEVWSQVKLKQAYNFLLFCALYGLPVLFNLVICFLTWRKLWSTSSHFKDCDSRSQSLPASRLKIRKKIAKMVVALVILFALSWLPVYVVDIWLDFNTEDVSRGDNTSSEWIMHFRPFAQWLGLTNSSLNPICYCFVGDLYRSAKEIKNRYRRTLVSLFNYSLSEGSTKSSIPRLLSYKESCQKPTKEFNFIESKEEKCKDFGSPPGICETSLTTCHPVSKPILVTAEEKMRNSKYPI, translated from the coding sequence ATGCTGAAGAGAATGAACTCCTCACTCGGCAGCCCCTACTCCAGCTTGCCTTTGGTTGGACATTTCACAGGACACAATCTTTCCCTGTACGTCCCGGATACTTCCATGCATGAGGACTTGGGCGACATCCTGTTAACTATCCGGGAGCCTCCCACTATCGCCCTGACGGTGATGTACACCATCTCTTTCGCGGTTGGTTTGGTTGGGAACATAATGTCTATCAAAGTACTGACCAACAAGCGGAACAAAAGGATGTCTGGGGTCAGTGCGACTCGCAGTTTGCTCATCAACCTGGCAGTCTGTGATCTGATggtggtctgtgtgtgtatgcccaCCACCCTGGGTTACCAGATCTACAAAGCATGGATTTATGGTGACTTCATGTGCAGGGCTGCTCCCTTCACCCAGGCTGTGTCAGTGTCAGCCAGTGTCCTCAGCATCACTGTTATAAGTGTTCACAGGTACTATAATGTCCACGACCCTTTCAATGCCAGATCATTCTTCACCTGGAGAAAAATCTTTTGGATTATTTTCGTGGTGTGGTTGCTGTCGTCTGGAATCTGCCTGCCTCTTATTTTTACAAACAGGTTGGAGGTGATTGACCCTACATTTGGGGTTCCTTTCTGCAGCGAGGTCTGGTCCCAAGTCAAGTTGAAGCAAGCCTACAATTTCCTCCTGTTCTGTGCTCTCTACGGTTTGCCTGTGCTGTTTAATTTAGTGATATGCTTTCTCACTTGGCGCAAACTGTGGAGCACATCCAGCCACTTCAAAGACTGCGACTCCAGGAGTCAATCCCTTCCAGCCTCAAGGTTGAAAATTCGCAAAAAGATTGCCAAAATGGTGGTGGCTTTGGTGATTCTGTTTGCCCTTTCATGGTTACCTGTCTATGTGGTGGATATCTGGCTAGATTTCAACACTGAAGATGTTTCACGGGGTGACAACACATCTTCAGAGTGGATCATGCATTTTAGACCATTTGCTCAGTGgcttggtctcaccaattctTCCCTCAATCCAATCTGTTATTGTTTTGTTGGAGACCTGTACAGGTCAGCAAAGGAAATAAAGAACAGATATAGACGGACGCTAGTTTCTCTCTTTAACTATTCCTTGTCTGAAGGTTCCACAAAGTCATCCATACCCAGACTTCTCTCCTACAAAGAATCTTGTCAGAAACCAACAAAGGAGTTCAACTTCATCGAGTCAAAAGAAGAGAAATGTAAGGATTTTGGTTCCCCTCCTGGGATTTGTGAGACATCATTAACTACCTGCCACCCTGTTTCAAAACCTATTCTTGTAACTGCTGAAGAGAAGATGAGAAACAGCAAGTACCCAATATAG